The Desulfococcus multivorans DNA window ATAGGAATTGGTGGTCGGGTTGGTGAAAGCGCACACCGCCGAACAGTGTTTCAGAATGCCGCCGATGGCCCAGAGGGCTTCCTGGGAGACGCCGGCGTATTTATCACCCGCAAAGAGGGGGGTGCCGTCTTTCCATATGCTGAGATGCGTGTGCATACCGCTCCCATTGTCTTCGAACAGGGGTTTGGGCATGAATGTGACCGTATGACCGTGTTTGTATGCGACGTTCTTGAGAACATACTTGAACCAGACCATCTGATCGCCCATCTGCAGCAGCGGGGCGAACCGCATGTCGATCTCCGACTGACCCGCGGTGGCCACCTCGTGATGCTGACATTCGACGACAATCCCGAGATCCTGAAGGGTCAGCATCATCTCGGAACGGAGGTCCTGGAATTTGTCCATGGGCGGCACGGGAAAGTAGGCCTCCTTGTGGCGAGGTTTATAGGCCTGATTCGGCATTTCGTCGCGACCCGAGTTCCAGATGCCCTCCACTGAGTCGACCTCGTAAAAGGCACTGTTGCTGCGTGATTCGAACTGCACGTTGTCAAAAATGAAAAACTCCGCTTCGGGTCCGATAAAGGCCGTATCTCCAATACCGGTGCTTCTGAGGTAGGCCTCGGCCTTCTGAGCGATATGCCGGGGGTCGCGGCTGTAAGGCTCTCGAGTGATGGGATCGGCAATATTGCCGATGAGCACGAGGGTCGGATCGGCGAAAAAAGGATCCATCCTGGCGGTGGCGGGATCCGGAATGACCAGCATGTCCGATGCATTGATGGGCTGCCAGCCGCGAATACTCGATCCGTCGAAGCCGTAGCCGTCCTCGAAAGTGGAAACATCCAGTTCACTGATGGGCACGGAAAAATGCTGCCACACGCCGGGGAAATCCATAAATCGGATATCAACCACTTTGACCTTGTTTTCCTTTGCCATTGCGATGACGTTTTCAGGTGTCATTGTCATTTACATCTCCTTATTCATGTTCATGGGTATATTGAAATCAACCGATAATGCGCGATCGTTCAGGCTTTCCGTTTCGACTGTCCGAGGCTTCCGACAGGACCGTCATGAGGGCCGTTTCGAGGGCCGCCACCTGTTCGGGGCTGTCCGCCTTCTGGCCGTCGAAGTCCCGGACATAGAAGACATCCACCACCTGATCGGCATTCGTTGCAATCTTCGCCACCCAGACATCCAGGCGACATTTGAACAGTGCATCCGTAATTTTGTACAACAGCCCCGGAAAATCGTAGGTGAAGACCTCGACGATGGTGAAAAAACTGGAGCTTTCATTGTCCACATTCACCCGAGGCGACTTTTCGGGTCGCCAGGGCTTGTCTACGGCATAGGTCTTCATCTTTTCCGATAGCGCCGCCTCGAGATCGAGGCTTCCCAACAACGCCGATTCCAGGTCGGCTTCAGCATGCTCCCATTTCCGGGTTTCATAAAAACTGTCGGGCGGCGGCTTGACCTCGAAAACATCCAGGGCGATATTGTTGCGCCATGTATAGACCTGGGCCGCCAGGATATCCATGCCGTTCAGGGTGAACACACCGGAGATCCGGGCAAAGAGACCGGGGCAATCCCGGGCGCAGATGGTCACGGTCCGGGTCTTGAGACCGATGGATTTCTCTACCGTCCAGACGAAGTGAGCCTTCCCGAGGCGGTTGTAAAGGGCGATATGCCGGGCGATATTCTCCCTGGACGTATTCAGGAGGTACCGCGGCGGCATCATCCGGAACAACGCATCCATCGATTCACGGGTTCCCGGATGTTCCGAAAGGGTCAGTACGTAGTTCCGCTTCTCTTCGATCAGCGCCAAGGCACCTGCGGAGGTCAACTCCCCCTCCCTGAACAGGCTCGAAACGTTCAGGAAAAGCGCCTCGAGCAGCGCGGCGGTCCATCCGCTCCAGGCTTTGGGGCCGGTGGCGACGGAATCCGCCACCGACAGCAAATAGAGCATTTTCAGACGGTCGGTGTCACCAATCCTTCGGGCACAGACGAGGGCGGTCTCCTCGTCCTGTATATCCCGTCGCGTCGCGATCTTGATCAGGAAGAGGTGCTCCCGCACCAGAAAGGCAACGGTCTCGATCATTTCCGGCGGATATCCTCTTTCCGAAAGGATTTCCCGGATCATCTCCGCCCCTTTTTCGGAGTGATTCCCGCTGGACATACCTTTGCCGATATCGTGGAGCAGCCCGGCCCAGATGAGGGCGATGCGCTCCCGACGGGTCAGATCCTCGTAGATCTGCCCGCAAAGGGGCTTGGTGGTGGGATCGTCCGGCGTACCGAATTTTTTGAGCGTCTGCACCGTTCGCAAAAGGTGCCGATGCACCGGGTAGAGATGATACTCATCATATTGAATCCGGTTGACGATCTCATTGAACTGGGGAATAAACGCTTCCAGAAAACCCGTTTCCGACATGGCCTCCAGGACATTGAACTTGATCACCGGTGTCAGGAGGATCTTCTCAAAGGCCGACCGGACAGACTCGGATTCACGAAATCGGCCGTCGACGCAGTAAAGAAACTCCCTGACGAGCCGTCGGGCCTCGATGCTGAGGGGCATCTTGAGACGGGCACTCTCCTCGAAAATCCTCATGAGGATCTCCGACTGTTTGGGGATCATTTTGGAAGACACGAAATTGAGCATCCCATCGACGATCGCGATACCTTCGGCGTTCACTTTTTCAAGAGATTTCAGACTGCGCCGCTTGGCTTTTCCCTTCTCCAATTCGTAGACCACCAGCTGCTGCTGCTGCTTCAGAAAACCCATGTGCCGGTGCAGCACCCCCAGAAAGCGCTCGACGGGCTGCTGTCCGTCCCGGTAAACATACCCCAAATCAGCGGCCAACCGCTCCTGATAGATGAAATAGAGCTGATCGCATTTCCGGCCGGACAGGTAGTGAAGGTGATTCCGTACCTGCCAGATAAATGCCAGTGCCTGGCTCAGCGCCTGGTATTCCTTGTAGGAAAGACAGCCGTGATACTCCAGGTCCCGCGGTTGGGTAAGCTGGTTTCGGATACGGGCCACCCAGAGCATGGTATGGTAATCCCGCAGGCCGCCCTGCCCCTCCTTCAGATTCGGTTCCAGAAGATAAGTGGAGTCGCCGAAACTCTGGTGGCGCTCCTGGTTCCGCTTGACAACCCGTCCGATCACACCGTCCGGATCATCATAGATGACCTTTTCCCGAAACAAATCCAGAAGTTTCGAGTAGAGATGGGACATGCCGCAGATGAACCGGGCATCCAGAAAGGCCGTCAGCGTTTCGATGTCCTCGATGGCCGCGGTGATACACTCATCAAGGGAACGGGTCGCATGACCGACCTCCACACCGATGTCCCACAGGGGATAGATGATCTCCTCGATCAGTGCTGCCGCCGCTTCCGGGACCTCCCGATCGAACAGAATGAGCAGGTCCACATCGGAATGGATGCACTGCTCCTCCCGACCGTATCCACCGAGGGCGACGACGGCATAGGGGTTCCGTCGGATGTCCAGCTTTGGTCCGATCACACTGTTTTCATAGGATGCGCGAAAATACGCGTCGAAGCAAC harbors:
- the glnD gene encoding [protein-PII] uridylyltransferase gives rise to the protein MRHKSDNPLNTLARQQKFLIADFLKGEVPDFVRRYTRCFDAYFRASYENSVIGPKLDIRRNPYAVVALGGYGREEQCIHSDVDLLILFDREVPEAAAALIEEIIYPLWDIGVEVGHATRSLDECITAAIEDIETLTAFLDARFICGMSHLYSKLLDLFREKVIYDDPDGVIGRVVKRNQERHQSFGDSTYLLEPNLKEGQGGLRDYHTMLWVARIRNQLTQPRDLEYHGCLSYKEYQALSQALAFIWQVRNHLHYLSGRKCDQLYFIYQERLAADLGYVYRDGQQPVERFLGVLHRHMGFLKQQQQLVVYELEKGKAKRRSLKSLEKVNAEGIAIVDGMLNFVSSKMIPKQSEILMRIFEESARLKMPLSIEARRLVREFLYCVDGRFRESESVRSAFEKILLTPVIKFNVLEAMSETGFLEAFIPQFNEIVNRIQYDEYHLYPVHRHLLRTVQTLKKFGTPDDPTTKPLCGQIYEDLTRRERIALIWAGLLHDIGKGMSSGNHSEKGAEMIREILSERGYPPEMIETVAFLVREHLFLIKIATRRDIQDEETALVCARRIGDTDRLKMLYLLSVADSVATGPKAWSGWTAALLEALFLNVSSLFREGELTSAGALALIEEKRNYVLTLSEHPGTRESMDALFRMMPPRYLLNTSRENIARHIALYNRLGKAHFVWTVEKSIGLKTRTVTICARDCPGLFARISGVFTLNGMDILAAQVYTWRNNIALDVFEVKPPPDSFYETRKWEHAEADLESALLGSLDLEAALSEKMKTYAVDKPWRPEKSPRVNVDNESSSFFTIVEVFTYDFPGLLYKITDALFKCRLDVWVAKIATNADQVVDVFYVRDFDGQKADSPEQVAALETALMTVLSEASDSRNGKPERSRIIG